Proteins encoded in a region of the Candidatus Thorarchaeota archaeon genome:
- a CDS encoding 4Fe-4S binding protein — protein sequence MSEKYDEIPMAGNIIKPGNATEYKTGGWRSKRPVHIPEKCLWVKNGTCGLCWIFCPDDAIRLEEKDGEYVHIYDYDYCKGCGICAEQCPVDAIKMEDE from the coding sequence ATGAGCGAGAAGTACGACGAAATCCCGATGGCTGGCAATATTATAAAGCCAGGTAACGCGACGGAATACAAGACCGGTGGCTGGAGATCAAAACGGCCTGTTCATATTCCCGAGAAGTGCTTGTGGGTTAAGAACGGCACTTGCGGTCTCTGTTGGATTTTCTGTCCAGATGATGCCATTCGGCTTGAAGAGAAAGATGGTGAATACGTGCACATCTATGACTACGATTATTGCAAGGGCTGCGGCATCTGTGCCGAACAATGCCCGGTCGACGCGATAAAGATGGAGGATGAGTAA